From the Deltaproteobacteria bacterium genome, the window CAGGTTTATCGCTGCTTGTTATTACAGTAGGAAGAATAAACTCATCTGTTTCTTTTCTATCATATGCATGGCTCATAGCAGACACAGGTTCATCTGCATACCTCCCCTGTCCTAACCTCATTGCCCTGTATGCCTTTTCAACCCTCTGCCATCTGTTATCTCTATCCATTGCATAATATCTGCCAGTAATCGTTGCTATCTTGCCAACCCCTTTTACATTTATATAATCCTGCAAGTGTTTTATATGCGATATTCCGCTTGTGGGCGGTGTATCCCTTCCATCCATAAAGGCATGGATAAAGACATTTTTAAGCCCTTCCTGAGCCGCCGTATCAATCAAGGCAAACAGATGTTCAGTATGACTATGGACACCCCCGTCTGATACAAGTCCAATGAGATGCAATCTGCTGTCTTGTTTTTTGACACACTGCATTGCCTGTTTAATTTTAGGATTTTTATAAAATCCCCCTGTCTCAATTTCCTTATTTATCCTTGTCAGTTCCTGATAGATTACCCTGCCTGCTCCGATTGTGAGATGCCCCACCTCTGAATTACCCATCTGTCCTTCCGGAAGACCTACTGCACGACCTGAACACCCAAGTTTTGTCCAAGGATATTCCTTAAAAAAGGTTGTAATATTTGACAGCCCTGCAAAAAAAAAGGCATTCCCTTCTTTTTTGGGATTTATCCCCCATCCGTCAAGGATAATCAGTATAAGCGGTTTTGTTGACATATCAAACCTTATAAACCCTCTGCATCCATTGTATTCCATAATCTGCAATTAGGGCACCTGTCAAGCCATTCACCTGTTGCAAACTTACAAATTCTGCATGTAAATACAGGTGTAAAATGAGAGGCATCAAGGGCATTTTTATAACTTTTGGCAGATTCTTCAAACCGTCCCCGTCTTGCATAAGATTCTGCAAGGAGAAGATACTGATATTTTGTCCCTTCATCTTCTTTTAAAAGCATTTCAAGTTCTTTTATTGCCTCGTCTATCATCTCAAGTTTTAGATAAAGTCTTGCCAGAAATGTCATTAAGTTCCTATCATCTGGATGAAAGTTTATGGTTCTTTTATACAATCTTATAATCCTGTAAGGAAGCGACTCTTTGATATATAGTCCTTCAATCTGCAGAAACAATGCTATGTTACGGTATCTCCTGTATGCCCTTTCCCATACCTTTACTGCAGAAGATACATTGCCCTTCTTATATAAGACATTCCCCTTTAAAATATAGGCAGGTATAAAACTATCGTCAGCATTCAATATCTTCTCAATCTGCTCCAGTGTTTTATCAAAGATTCCCTCATTATAAAATACCTTTGCTGTTTCATATCTTATACCATTAAGAAGATTAACTTCCTTTTTAAACCTGTCTATACCATTTTTTTGTGCATATGCAGTTAGGAATTCCTGCGGAGAAAGGGCACCCTGCATCTATACGCATATCCCTTAATATCTTCATGGCATGAAGACCCTTTGGTTCCTTTTTAAGATAATCACCAAGCAGATTATAAGCCGTGTCTCTTTTATCTAAAGTTAAATAACACTCAACAAGTTTAAGGAGTATTTCAGAATTTAACGAGTTTGCCAAAAGACCCTTTTTAAGTATATCCTCTGCCTCATTTAGTCTATTATCCATAAGATATGTTTCACTAATCTTTATATATGTATCAGTATGTCCAGGGTCTTTTGCGAGGGAATTATTTAAAAGGACCATTGCCTTATGCATATTACCGTTTAATATGTTTTCAACTCCCTCAAGATAGAGGTTGTGAGCGATGGATGCCCTTTTTATTAATCTCCTATCCTTCCAGTCATTGATAATATTTTTAACATCACTTAAAACAATAACTACAGCAGAAAGGAGCATACCCAGAATAAAAAAGATAAATGATAGGATGATAACAGGAAGGAGAATCCCTTTATCCTTAACAAAATAGACCTTAACCGACTCAGGATTTAATAAATAAAGGTAGATAAAGATTGGTAGAATAATTATAAGCAGGAGGAATTTTGACTTCAAACTCATATCAGATATTTATACAGGGCGTCATAACTTTGCATACCTGCGTTGTTCTGATGCTCTGTACCTGTCTGCCGTGCTGGCACAGGCAGGTGCGGCTTTATTTATGTCGTTATGTATAATTGCGGCGCCTCTGCCCAGAGTCCTTCCAAGTCATAAAAATCTCTTACAGGTTCAAAGAAGATATGGAGTATAATATCTCCATAGTCTAACAGCGCCCATCTGCCGCTAGCAATGCCTTCGGTGCCAATGGGAACGAGCCTCTTCTTTTTTAATCCCTGTTCTACAAACTCTGCAATTGCCTGCACCTGTCTGTCTGATGTGCCGTGACATATAACAATATAATCAGCAATGGATGACAGCCCTTTTACATCTAGTATGATAATCCCCAGAGCCTTTCTCTCTGCAGCAAGACTTGCTATATATAGAGCCTTTTCCTTAGAATCCATACCTATTTGTTCAGGCTACCCTTTTGTTTTGCAATAATCCCTGATATGATATTTTTAAGTTCTTCATTCTTTAATGGAGCGGTCAATTCTTCAATTGCCTTTTTTTCTTCATAAGTCAAACATGGCTTTGTTATCTTTACCTGTTGTTTAATATGGAGAGGTTTATCAATATATCCTATCCTGAATATTACATCAGATATAATGTCTCTCTCAAGGTGTTTATTCACATTATTTATTATATCTTTTTTATGATATTTAAGTTCCTCCATCCATACTGAATCTGCAACTGCAACATAAAGGGTTTTCCCTACTATCTTTGCAGGCATTGTTGACCTTGAGATACTATGACCTACCACCTTGTCCCATACGCCAATTATCCCAACTTCATTTATCCTGCCCTCAATGCCCAGATTTTTAAATGAACTCCTAAGGACAGACTTTATATCAATAGGGTTTTTAAGTCTTTCTCTTGTCTTACGGCTTCCCATTTTTATTTAACCTGCCGCCTAAATATTGACCTGCAACAGCACCAATTACAACCAGCGGGATAACCCTGTAATCCACACCCATAGCCCATCTAATAGCGATAATAAACGGTATTGGCAAATGTATGTACAAAAACCATTTAATGGAAAATTTGTTTGATGCTGCCCTTAGATAT encodes:
- a CDS encoding tetratricopeptide repeat protein translates to MQGALSPQEFLTAYAQKNGIDRFKKEVNLLNGIRYETAKVFYNEGIFDKTLEQIEKILNADDSFIPAYILKGNVLYKKGNVSSAVKVWERAYRRYRNIALFLQIEGLYIKESLPYRIIRLYKRTINFHPDDRNLMTFLARLYLKLEMIDEAIKELEMLLKEDEGTKYQYLLLAESYARRGRFEESAKSYKNALDASHFTPVFTCRICKFATGEWLDRCPNCRLWNTMDAEGL
- the rsfS gene encoding ribosome silencing factor, producing MDSKEKALYIASLAAERKALGIIILDVKGLSSIADYIVICHGTSDRQVQAIAEFVEQGLKKKRLVPIGTEGIASGRWALLDYGDIILHIFFEPVRDFYDLEGLWAEAPQLYITT
- a CDS encoding DUF721 domain-containing protein, which produces MGSRKTRERLKNPIDIKSVLRSSFKNLGIEGRINEVGIIGVWDKVVGHSISRSTMPAKIVGKTLYVAVADSVWMEELKYHKKDIINNVNKHLERDIISDVIFRIGYIDKPLHIKQQVKITKPCLTYEEKKAIEELTAPLKNEELKNIISGIIAKQKGSLNK